A window from Candidatus Bathyarchaeota archaeon A05DMB-5 encodes these proteins:
- a CDS encoding glycosyltransferase family 2 protein: protein MKSIDVVMLTKNSEHILNRCLASIYENVPVKRLIIIDGSSTDNTLSIINKLNKKYGNIKIITENGSRAKARERGIKEVETEWFMFADSDVILCKDWFAKAEKCIADDVGAIWGLNIDVIQMVKNKFLLHSLMLVARDCFNLRGGMHDTLIRRELVEDIKIPEKLHAYEDAYIVNWIKKKGYKVVIGDDIYCLHYRPYEDWNLKESISLATLEIKCGLAYSHIFRYAFYYPFFLFYWFLQLLNKQSGNFSSLNGGPKVIR from the coding sequence ATGAAGTCAATAGACGTTGTAATGCTTACAAAAAACAGCGAACATATACTGAACAGATGCTTAGCGTCAATTTATGAAAACGTCCCTGTCAAACGTTTGATAATTATTGACGGTTCTTCAACAGATAACACGTTAAGCATCATCAATAAGTTGAATAAGAAATATGGAAATATTAAGATTATCACTGAAAACGGTTCAAGGGCTAAAGCGAGAGAGAGGGGAATAAAAGAAGTAGAGACAGAATGGTTCATGTTTGCAGACAGCGACGTAATACTCTGCAAGGACTGGTTTGCAAAGGCTGAAAAATGTATTGCGGATGATGTTGGTGCAATTTGGGGATTAAACATTGATGTAATACAAATGGTGAAAAACAAATTTTTGCTACATTCTCTTATGCTGGTTGCGAGAGATTGTTTTAATCTCAGAGGAGGAATGCATGACACGCTCATTCGGCGCGAACTTGTAGAAGACATTAAGATTCCTGAGAAACTGCACGCTTATGAAGATGCGTATATTGTGAATTGGATTAAGAAGAAAGGCTACAAGGTCGTCATAGGAGATGATATTTACTGTTTGCATTATAGGCCATATGAAGATTGGAATTTGAAAGAAAGTATTTCGTTAGCTACATTAGAAATAAAATGCGGCTTAGCATATAGCCATATTTTTAGATACGCTTTCTACTATCCATTCTTCTTGTTTTACTGGTTTTTGCAGTTGTTAAATAAGCAATCAGGAAATTTTTCATCTCTGAATGGCGGCCCAAAGGTGATCAGATAA
- a CDS encoding radical SAM protein, with the protein MTLEKATSIMVRSLTPNRPYHVQWMITRKCNYRCKGCNVWREQDNRELPTEKVKAGLDILRKLGVMEVVLSGGNPLLREDIDEIIEYASKFFITTVYDNGSMAAKKIDALRHADFVAISIDSLHPEKNDYVRGVRNAWKNAVEAVEKLQEEGISVSVSPTISQFNLYEILDFTNYFLNRNIPVWYCLYSYDFSIDPDQIFKIGKKNDEFAIVDNKAMVDLCDSLLALKKKNSRVFMTSKLLAAIKNLYLTGERTWKCRALQNFFVIDHLGRVAGCHLHNPVASIFDLPDAWNSPKFENLRRIYSNCNSCTYMCYIFYSIHGSVAGNLRIVKEQWKNAGRFLKKK; encoded by the coding sequence ATGACTTTAGAAAAAGCTACTAGCATTATGGTCCGTTCTCTAACACCTAACAGACCATATCATGTGCAATGGATGATCACGAGAAAATGTAATTACCGCTGTAAAGGATGCAATGTTTGGCGAGAACAAGACAATAGAGAATTGCCGACTGAAAAAGTAAAAGCGGGATTAGACATTCTCCGCAAACTTGGAGTAATGGAAGTTGTGTTATCTGGCGGAAACCCACTTTTACGGGAAGACATAGACGAAATCATAGAATACGCCTCCAAATTCTTCATCACAACAGTTTACGATAATGGAAGCATGGCTGCAAAAAAAATTGACGCTTTGCGACATGCTGATTTCGTTGCAATCTCAATTGACAGCTTACACCCAGAAAAAAACGACTATGTCAGAGGCGTAAGAAATGCGTGGAAAAATGCGGTGGAAGCCGTTGAAAAACTTCAAGAAGAAGGCATTTCCGTCAGTGTTTCGCCAACTATTTCACAATTTAATTTATACGAAATTTTAGATTTCACAAACTACTTTCTCAACAGAAATATTCCAGTTTGGTATTGCTTGTACTCCTACGATTTCTCCATCGACCCTGACCAAATCTTTAAAATAGGCAAGAAAAACGATGAATTCGCAATTGTTGACAACAAAGCAATGGTTGACCTTTGCGATTCTCTTTTGGCATTGAAGAAGAAAAACAGCAGAGTTTTTATGACCTCTAAATTGCTGGCCGCTATAAAGAATCTTTACTTGACAGGAGAAAGAACATGGAAGTGTCGTGCACTACAGAATTTTTTTGTGATAGATCATCTTGGCAGAGTTGCCGGATGTCACTTGCATAATCCAGTGGCGTCCATATTTGACTTGCCAGACGCATGGAACAGCCCAAAATTTGAGAACCTACGGAGAATATACAGCAACTGCAATAGCTGCACTTATATGTGCTATATTTTCTATTCTATCCACGGAAGCGTTGCGGGTAACCTCCGAATTGTTAAGGAGCAATGGAAAAACGCCGGTCGCTTCTTAAAGAAAAAGTAA
- a CDS encoding glycosyltransferase family 2 protein — MVTYLIRHYIFTFAVLKSAQKPRNSTTIENIAHQPSVSILIPARNEEKVIGRLLQRVTELTYPKDKMQVIVIDDASADKTGRIADDYSKAYSYIEVIHRKKEEGGRGKPSALNVGLKHAKNEIVLCFDADYYPQRDIIEKLASVFSDPKVGAVQGRVTVLNEPQNLVTRLVALERIGGYRIDQQARHNLGLIPQFGGTVGGFRRSLLERLGGWDESVLAEDTDLTFCAYLSGYKVYYVNDAECYEEAVENWRDYWKQRYRWAKGHMQCFFKHWLSVLRSDKLRVREKIDGLLLLNVYFMPVWVLLSWVIGIPLFFVKCSQGLSVQWALMPIALYSLGGNFAPFFEVGAGAYLDGRTRANRLIPLLIFTFLYNILICTKAFIDLLISKITRKNTNHWERTNHTGNGDCYLIK; from the coding sequence ATGGTAACTTACCTTATTCGACATTATATTTTCACCTTTGCAGTTCTCAAGAGTGCTCAAAAACCAAGAAACTCCACTACTATAGAAAACATCGCGCACCAGCCTAGCGTGTCGATTCTAATCCCTGCACGCAATGAAGAAAAAGTGATTGGAAGGCTACTTCAGAGAGTAACTGAACTAACCTATCCAAAAGATAAGATGCAAGTAATAGTTATTGATGATGCCTCAGCAGACAAAACTGGAAGAATAGCGGATGATTACTCAAAAGCCTATAGCTACATTGAAGTTATACATCGAAAAAAAGAGGAAGGAGGACGTGGAAAACCGTCAGCTCTAAACGTTGGGCTTAAGCATGCAAAAAACGAAATTGTACTTTGCTTCGATGCAGACTACTATCCACAAAGAGACATCATAGAAAAACTTGCAAGCGTTTTCTCTGACCCAAAAGTTGGAGCAGTGCAAGGCAGAGTCACAGTGTTGAACGAGCCCCAAAATCTGGTAACAAGACTCGTGGCTTTAGAAAGAATAGGTGGATACCGCATAGACCAACAAGCCCGCCACAACCTTGGACTAATACCACAATTCGGAGGCACAGTAGGCGGTTTCCGCCGTAGCCTCTTAGAACGTTTAGGCGGGTGGGACGAATCCGTCTTAGCTGAAGACACAGATTTGACTTTTTGCGCTTATCTTTCCGGCTACAAAGTTTACTATGTGAATGACGCTGAATGTTACGAAGAAGCAGTTGAAAACTGGCGTGATTACTGGAAGCAGAGGTATAGATGGGCAAAGGGGCACATGCAGTGTTTTTTCAAACATTGGCTTAGCGTGTTAAGAAGCGATAAATTAAGGGTTAGAGAGAAGATTGATGGTTTACTTTTGTTGAATGTTTATTTCATGCCAGTTTGGGTTTTGCTTTCGTGGGTCATAGGAATTCCGCTTTTCTTCGTTAAATGTTCCCAAGGACTTAGCGTGCAATGGGCGCTTATGCCAATCGCACTTTATAGCTTGGGCGGAAATTTCGCGCCATTTTTTGAGGTAGGCGCCGGCGCATATTTGGATGGTAGAACAAGAGCCAACCGATTGATTCCGCTACTGATTTTCACTTTTCTGTATAACATCCTCATATGCACGAAAGCTTTCATCGACTTGCTAATATCAAAAATCACTAGGAAAAACACTAATCACTGGGAAAGAACAAACCACACAGGAAATGGCGATTGCTACCTCATAAAGTAA
- a CDS encoding AAA family ATPase — protein MTANKKLKKKSGKSIVLCISGMAGSGKSTLAKKLAEKYGLKYYSGGDALKILAEEEGYRILKHGWWESREGLRFLERREKNLKFDKAVDEKLLELAKQGNVILDSWTMPWLVKKGFKIWLEASPEKRAERIAKRDQISVKEALKALRIKERGTKAIYEKLYGFKLGDDFRPFHVILDTEHLDADEVFEVLCMVIDNLWQLENNKSF, from the coding sequence ATGACCGCAAACAAAAAACTAAAGAAGAAAAGCGGGAAATCCATAGTTCTTTGCATTAGCGGAATGGCTGGAAGCGGAAAAAGCACATTAGCAAAAAAGCTTGCTGAAAAATATGGACTAAAATATTATTCTGGCGGGGACGCACTAAAAATTCTTGCAGAGGAAGAAGGCTACCGAATTTTGAAACATGGTTGGTGGGAAAGTAGAGAGGGATTGCGCTTTTTAGAAAGAAGAGAGAAAAATTTGAAGTTTGACAAGGCGGTTGACGAGAAACTTTTGGAACTAGCAAAACAAGGGAATGTAATTTTGGATAGTTGGACGATGCCTTGGCTTGTTAAGAAAGGTTTTAAAATATGGTTAGAGGCTTCTCCTGAAAAGCGCGCGGAAAGAATAGCGAAAAGAGACCAGATAAGTGTTAAGGAAGCCTTAAAGGCGTTGCGAATTAAAGAGAGAGGTACAAAGGCTATTTATGAAAAGCTTTATGGTTTTAAACTTGGAGACGATTTTCGTCCTTTCCATGTAATTTTGGATACTGAACACCTGGATGCGGATGAAGTGTTTGAAGTCTTGTGTATGGTAATTGACAATCTCTGGCAATTAGAGAACAACAAGAGTTTCTGA
- the rpl34e gene encoding 50S ribosomal protein L34e (the function of this protein in the ribosome is unknown) — protein MPQPHLRTRGEKQFKVTLPGGKSRIHYKKRVPSVALCFICSRPLDGISRMTTVEIRKLNRSKRRIWRFYGGQVCANCVKKAIRQFARTV, from the coding sequence ATGCCTCAACCTCATTTGCGTACGAGAGGCGAAAAGCAATTCAAGGTGACGTTACCTGGTGGTAAAAGTAGAATTCACTACAAAAAGAGGGTTCCTTCTGTAGCATTATGCTTTATATGTAGCCGACCTTTAGATGGAATATCACGGATGACAACTGTGGAAATAAGAAAACTTAACAGAAGCAAAAGAAGAATCTGGCGGTTCTACGGCGGACAAGTATGCGCTAACTGTGTAAAAAAGGCTATAAGACAATTTGCAAGAACTGTCTAA
- a CDS encoding DUF106 domain-containing protein — protein sequence MNFIEWLLMPEAPGATIIIMFVCVTISLLSSSVNRLLIAKLVGWEQYRMMQKEIAEHRALSTQAFRTKDKKLLEKLKKKESEILSMQKKMARPQLILFLLSFSYIFIWLFVLGPAYAGNAIAIIPGIGKIDLFWWYFICSFAFGTIFSRVLGIMPIE from the coding sequence ATGAACTTCATTGAGTGGTTGTTGATGCCGGAAGCGCCTGGAGCCACAATAATAATTATGTTTGTTTGTGTAACCATTTCACTTCTCAGCTCATCCGTTAACCGTCTTCTCATAGCCAAACTTGTTGGTTGGGAACAATATCGAATGATGCAGAAAGAAATAGCGGAGCATCGTGCTTTGAGCACGCAAGCATTCCGAACAAAGGATAAGAAATTACTTGAGAAATTGAAAAAGAAAGAATCAGAAATCCTTAGCATGCAGAAAAAAATGGCCAGACCTCAGCTGATCCTTTTTCTTCTTTCATTCTCTTACATCTTCATTTGGTTGTTCGTGCTAGGTCCGGCATATGCTGGTAATGCCATCGCAATAATCCCCGGCATTGGTAAGATAGATCTGTTTTGGTGGTACTTTATATGTTCCTTTGCTTTTGGAACTATTTTTTCGCGTGTTCTAGGCATCATGCCTATAGAATAG
- the secY gene encoding preprotein translocase subunit SecY, which translates to MAGRFLNLFKPIARIIPEIKAPERKVRFNEKLFWTALVLIVYLVMSEIPLYGIPSGQAPELAALRVIFASHSGTLMELGIGPIVTAGLILQLLVGSAMIECDMSNPEDRGLFTTASKVFSIVLTGVQASAYIIGGMYGHLEGPVAIVVFLQLIAAGIIVLLLDELLQKGWGFGSGISLFIMAGVAQQIFWDSFALTQFDQFGARGFFVALTQTLASGQSVEGLLIRGGNPSIIGFIATIAAFLVIIYMEGVRVELPLSYAGYRGFRSRYPIKLLYVSNLPVIFASALFANIYLFSQIFYSMLNPYNLNPVINLLGTFTRDANGRPQPSGGLVYYVTAPRSLDQVMADPLRAMGYLGILVAFCIIFSLTWLEVGGLGPSTVSKQLVDAGMQIPGYRRSGKAVESILKRYIPTVTVLGGIIVGLIAGITDFFGVFGSGMGILLSVGIIYQYYEILMQERASEMYPAFRRIFGE; encoded by the coding sequence ATGGCGGGCAGATTTCTAAACCTTTTTAAACCAATTGCAAGGATTATTCCAGAAATTAAGGCCCCGGAGCGAAAGGTGCGTTTTAATGAGAAACTTTTCTGGACAGCGCTTGTTCTAATAGTATACCTAGTCATGTCCGAAATTCCATTGTATGGTATTCCCTCTGGACAAGCACCAGAACTTGCAGCTCTCCGTGTAATCTTTGCTTCTCATAGTGGTACTCTTATGGAGCTCGGTATAGGTCCCATAGTCACGGCGGGTTTGATATTGCAACTTCTAGTAGGCTCTGCCATGATAGAATGTGACATGTCAAATCCAGAAGACAGAGGCTTGTTTACCACGGCCAGCAAAGTGTTTTCTATTGTTCTTACGGGCGTTCAAGCTTCCGCATATATAATTGGTGGAATGTATGGTCATTTGGAAGGACCCGTGGCTATAGTAGTTTTTCTGCAGCTTATAGCAGCAGGAATAATTGTTCTACTTTTAGATGAGCTTCTACAAAAAGGCTGGGGATTCGGCAGCGGAATAAGCCTTTTCATAATGGCCGGGGTGGCCCAGCAAATATTCTGGGACAGCTTTGCGTTAACACAATTTGACCAATTTGGTGCTCGCGGTTTCTTCGTAGCCCTCACACAAACTTTGGCAAGCGGACAATCAGTAGAAGGTCTCTTAATTAGGGGAGGAAATCCCTCCATAATCGGTTTCATAGCTACAATTGCGGCTTTTCTAGTCATAATTTATATGGAAGGAGTAAGAGTTGAGCTTCCTTTATCGTACGCTGGCTATCGTGGCTTCCGTAGCCGATATCCAATAAAACTGCTCTACGTATCTAACCTTCCAGTAATTTTTGCATCCGCCCTTTTCGCAAACATATATCTGTTTTCGCAGATCTTTTATAGCATGCTTAATCCGTACAACCTCAACCCCGTGATTAATCTCTTGGGAACGTTTACTAGAGATGCAAATGGCAGACCTCAACCATCCGGCGGTCTTGTATATTATGTTACTGCGCCTCGCAGTTTAGATCAAGTCATGGCAGACCCCCTCAGGGCTATGGGGTATCTTGGGATTCTTGTTGCTTTTTGTATTATCTTCTCGCTTACGTGGCTTGAAGTTGGCGGGTTAGGGCCATCCACTGTGTCTAAGCAGCTTGTTGATGCGGGCATGCAGATTCCTGGATACAGACGCTCGGGAAAAGCTGTAGAGTCTATTCTTAAGCGCTATATTCCAACAGTAACTGTTCTGGGTGGAATAATTGTAGGATTAATCGCCGGCATTACAGACTTCTTTGGAGTTTTTGGTTCTGGAATGGGTATTCTGCTTTCAGTGGGCATAATCTACCAGTATTATGAAATATTGATGCAGGAAAGAGCTTCAGAAATGTATCCTGCCTTTAGACGAATCTTTGGTGAATAA
- a CDS encoding 50S ribosomal protein L15, with protein sequence MPHKLRKIRKKRGSRTQGYGRVGQHRKSGSKGYRKAGRHKHGWSYVIRYEPDYFEKKGFTSPKSLRQKGSIINVGKLDEIAERISIGKEKDKILIDLEKLGYTKLLGTGKVTKPLIIKVSSCSKSAAEKIKKAGGEVQMEAVELQE encoded by the coding sequence ATGCCGCATAAACTCAGGAAAATCAGGAAAAAACGCGGTTCCAGAACTCAAGGCTACGGCAGAGTAGGACAACATAGAAAATCTGGGTCTAAAGGCTACCGCAAAGCTGGACGACACAAACATGGTTGGTCATATGTTATACGATACGAACCAGACTATTTCGAGAAAAAAGGGTTCACTTCTCCTAAGAGTCTCAGACAAAAAGGAAGTATAATAAACGTTGGAAAACTCGACGAAATAGCTGAGAGAATCTCTATTGGTAAAGAAAAAGACAAAATTTTGATAGATTTAGAAAAACTAGGCTACACTAAACTTCTCGGCACCGGCAAAGTCACAAAGCCACTCATTATTAAAGTATCATCTTGCTCCAAATCTGCCGCAGAAAAAATAAAGAAAGCAGGCGGAGAGGTTCAAATGGAGGCTGTAGAGCTACAGGAGTAG
- a CDS encoding Hsp20/alpha crystallin family protein, whose protein sequence is MSAKWRRSKKHSKWLDILKNANQTRSKKPRQLLPIRNLEVKRQAHLYTFRIPKVHMERTWREPKPLIDILEENDEIIVITEFTGFNKENLKIHVKNQKLTLSAESPERKYYKSLNLPKRVIPNKIHTKYKNGVLEIRLKKDVEEKTIDKLAG, encoded by the coding sequence TTGAGCGCGAAATGGCGAAGAAGCAAAAAACATTCAAAATGGCTGGACATTCTTAAAAATGCAAATCAAACCAGAAGCAAGAAACCCCGTCAACTACTTCCAATTAGAAACTTGGAGGTTAAAAGACAAGCTCATCTCTACACATTTCGAATACCTAAGGTGCACATGGAAAGAACATGGAGAGAACCTAAACCTCTCATAGACATCCTTGAAGAAAACGACGAAATAATCGTCATCACCGAATTCACAGGATTCAACAAAGAAAACTTGAAAATTCACGTGAAAAACCAAAAATTAACCTTATCCGCAGAAAGTCCAGAACGCAAATACTATAAAAGTTTAAATCTTCCTAAAAGAGTGATTCCAAACAAAATACACACGAAATATAAGAACGGCGTGCTCGAAATACGACTGAAGAAAGATGTTGAAGAAAAAACCATAGACAAGCTGGCTGGTTAA
- a CDS encoding 50S ribosomal protein L30, with the protein MVAVRIRGTISAPREVRETLQMLHLTRNNYAVLIDDRPSFLGMLTTAQNFITWGEATQETVNMLMKEKGKLLGNKKLTDEYAKKTGYKSLEGLAEAVFDCRVEYWKLQNIQPVFKLHPPTKGFKGKIKRSYGVSGELGYRGEKINELIKRMI; encoded by the coding sequence ATCGTAGCTGTGAGAATTCGCGGAACAATCAGTGCACCACGAGAAGTTAGGGAAACCCTTCAAATGTTGCACTTAACAAGAAATAATTATGCAGTTTTAATTGATGACCGCCCATCCTTTCTCGGAATGCTCACCACCGCGCAAAACTTCATAACATGGGGCGAAGCCACACAAGAAACTGTGAACATGCTGATGAAAGAGAAAGGAAAGCTTCTCGGAAACAAAAAACTAACGGATGAATATGCGAAAAAGACTGGTTACAAGTCTCTTGAAGGACTTGCAGAAGCAGTTTTCGATTGTCGCGTTGAATATTGGAAGCTGCAAAATATACAACCAGTATTTAAGCTGCACCCACCAACGAAGGGCTTCAAAGGAAAAATAAAAAGAAGCTATGGGGTAAGTGGCGAGCTAGGCTACCGCGGAGAAAAAATCAACGAACTGATAAAGAGAATGATATAA
- a CDS encoding 30S ribosomal protein S5 — protein sequence MIQEGRIASIEEVFMGGLQIREPQIVDALLPDLQEEVININLVQKQTDAGEKSRFKAIVAVGNRDGYIGLGSGKASQVRTAIEKAASQARLNLVPVRRGCGSWECGCGKPHSIPFQVKGKTGAVTIVIVPGPRGLGLVASEVAKTVLSLAGIKDCWTRSYGATRTIPSFAYAVFDALKKTYSLITPMDWVK from the coding sequence ATGATTCAAGAAGGCAGAATAGCGTCCATCGAAGAAGTTTTTATGGGCGGCTTACAAATCCGCGAGCCACAAATTGTAGATGCATTACTTCCAGACTTGCAAGAAGAAGTCATCAACATAAACCTAGTTCAAAAACAAACAGACGCTGGTGAAAAATCAAGATTTAAAGCCATAGTCGCCGTTGGAAACAGAGATGGCTACATAGGTTTAGGCTCTGGAAAAGCAAGCCAAGTTCGAACTGCCATAGAAAAAGCCGCATCTCAAGCTCGCTTAAACCTCGTTCCAGTTAGGAGAGGATGTGGAAGCTGGGAATGCGGATGTGGAAAACCGCATTCAATACCTTTTCAGGTTAAAGGAAAAACTGGAGCAGTAACCATAGTTATTGTTCCTGGTCCTCGAGGCTTAGGACTAGTGGCAAGTGAAGTTGCGAAAACAGTTCTCAGTCTAGCGGGAATAAAAGACTGTTGGACCAGAAGTTACGGTGCAACAAGAACTATTCCCTCTTTTGCCTATGCTGTTTTTGATGCATTGAAGAAAACTTACAGCCTAATAACTCCGATGGATTGGGTGAAATAA
- a CDS encoding 50S ribosomal protein L18 codes for MAKNSRYCVPFRRRREGKTEYKTRKALILSGKPRLVARGALQNMVAQIIVAKPKGDEVLVSAHSRELTKNYGWAAPRGNLPAAYLTGLLCGLKAKAQGIEETILDIGLHTPSKGARIFAVLKGALDAGITIPHEEEKLPDDKRLKGAHIAEYAESLTSNSEIYQAKFSKYLEHKLSPEKLPEHFAKVKADIIAAFKSGGKKT; via the coding sequence ATGGCTAAAAACTCACGCTATTGCGTTCCATTTAGACGAAGAAGAGAAGGAAAAACGGAATACAAAACAAGAAAAGCTCTAATCCTTTCTGGAAAGCCTCGGCTGGTCGCCCGTGGCGCTCTCCAAAATATGGTTGCGCAGATAATCGTAGCTAAACCTAAGGGTGATGAAGTTCTAGTTTCAGCCCACAGTAGGGAACTAACCAAAAACTACGGGTGGGCAGCTCCGAGAGGAAATCTGCCCGCAGCTTATCTAACCGGACTTCTCTGCGGACTGAAAGCCAAAGCACAAGGCATAGAAGAGACAATTTTAGACATAGGACTGCACACGCCTTCTAAGGGCGCAAGAATTTTCGCTGTTCTAAAAGGAGCTCTAGACGCTGGAATAACCATTCCCCACGAGGAAGAAAAATTGCCAGACGACAAAAGATTAAAAGGCGCACACATTGCAGAATACGCAGAAAGTTTAACATCCAACTCAGAAATTTACCAAGCTAAATTCTCAAAATATCTGGAACATAAACTTTCACCCGAAAAACTTCCTGAACATTTTGCGAAAGTTAAAGCGGACATAATTGCCGCGTTTAAAAGCGGAGGTAAAAAGACTTGA
- a CDS encoding 50S ribosomal protein L19e, with product MSLKSQRRLAAQILKIGQNRVWIDPERIDDVEAAITREEIRKLVHEGVIQPLPEKGVSRARARVLHEKKKKGRRRGPGSTTGSAYAKISRKEAWMNKIRALRKRLRELKEKKIITEDTYRKLYRMASSGRFESAAELERYLKAQELWRKR from the coding sequence ATGAGTCTCAAAAGTCAACGGCGTCTAGCTGCTCAAATACTGAAAATTGGACAAAACCGCGTCTGGATAGACCCTGAAAGAATAGACGATGTGGAAGCTGCAATAACACGCGAAGAAATTCGAAAACTAGTCCACGAAGGAGTTATCCAACCTCTTCCAGAAAAAGGTGTAAGCCGTGCAAGAGCACGAGTTCTGCATGAAAAGAAAAAGAAGGGACGACGCCGTGGACCAGGCAGCACTACGGGCTCGGCATACGCTAAAATCTCAAGAAAAGAAGCTTGGATGAACAAGATTAGGGCTTTGAGAAAAAGACTTCGTGAATTAAAGGAGAAAAAGATCATCACTGAAGATACCTATCGAAAACTCTACAGAATGGCAAGCAGCGGAAGATTTGAGTCAGCTGCTGAGTTAGAACGCTATCTAAAAGCGCAAGAACTTTGGAGGAAACGTTAA
- a CDS encoding 50S ribosomal protein L32e codes for MAASEKTLKLRERIKKKKPAFVRQESWRYIRLKKNWRKPKGIDNKMRKKVKGWPATVNVGYRGPKAARGLHPSGYKEVLVYNTEDLKEIDPKMQAIRIAHTVGKRKRARILVEARKKKITILNLKEAKEEVKEEKMTEEAEEKEEMEKEEALEEEKEAEEKKKAEKPKRKREKTRKSKRTVEKQ; via the coding sequence ATGGCGGCATCAGAAAAAACCTTGAAACTTAGAGAACGCATAAAAAAGAAGAAGCCTGCCTTTGTAAGACAAGAAAGTTGGCGTTACATACGCCTAAAGAAAAACTGGCGCAAACCAAAAGGCATTGATAACAAAATGCGGAAAAAAGTCAAAGGGTGGCCAGCAACTGTAAACGTTGGATATAGAGGACCAAAAGCGGCACGGGGACTTCATCCCTCCGGCTACAAGGAAGTCCTAGTTTACAATACAGAAGATCTTAAAGAAATCGACCCAAAAATGCAAGCCATTAGGATTGCGCACACGGTGGGTAAAAGAAAACGCGCAAGAATTCTTGTTGAAGCAAGAAAAAAGAAGATAACAATTTTGAACCTTAAAGAAGCCAAAGAAGAAGTTAAAGAGGAAAAAATGACAGAAGAAGCGGAAGAAAAGGAAGAAATGGAAAAAGAGGAGGCTCTTGAGGAAGAGAAAGAAGCTGAAGAAAAGAAAAAGGCTGAGAAGCCGAAGCGCAAGCGAGAAAAAACGCGTAAAAGCAAAAGGACGGTAGAAAAACAATGA
- a CDS encoding 50S ribosomal protein L6 — protein sequence MRMVEVSRTIQIPDDVEATVEGRKVTLKGAKGTLTSDFSHAPISIELDGKTIRVWAKWPRKKETALVGTVYSHIQNMITGVRKGFTYKLKIVFSHFPISVKVQGKTVLIENFTGERGSRKVKIVGGAQVKVQSEDIIVQGINLEDVSQTAANIEQATKVKRKDPRVFLDGIYVYERSEGM from the coding sequence ATGCGGATGGTCGAAGTCTCAAGAACTATTCAAATTCCGGATGACGTGGAAGCTACAGTGGAAGGTAGGAAGGTCACACTCAAGGGTGCAAAAGGAACATTAACCTCTGACTTTTCACATGCACCAATATCAATTGAACTGGATGGCAAAACCATCCGCGTTTGGGCTAAATGGCCACGCAAAAAGGAAACAGCCCTTGTAGGCACCGTTTACTCGCACATTCAAAACATGATAACTGGGGTTAGAAAAGGCTTCACATACAAGCTCAAAATAGTTTTCTCGCACTTTCCTATATCAGTCAAAGTTCAAGGAAAAACCGTACTAATCGAGAATTTCACGGGAGAAAGAGGCTCGAGAAAAGTCAAAATTGTTGGCGGCGCTCAAGTTAAAGTTCAAAGTGAAGACATAATTGTTCAAGGTATAAACCTTGAAGACGTAAGCCAAACAGCAGCAAACATAGAACAAGCAACCAAAGTGAAAAGGAAAGACCCACGAGTTTTCTTAGATGGCATATACGTGTATGAACGAAGCGAGGGAATGTAA
- a CDS encoding 30S ribosomal protein S8: MDTVANGLVTIINNEMRNKRECVISPASKLLGRILRIIQLNGYIGEFEFIDDGRAGKFKVQLLGRINKCGAIKPRFSVKVEEFEEWEKKFLPSRGVGILIVSTPKGVLSHTEAKEKRLGGKLVAFVY, from the coding sequence ATGGACACAGTGGCTAATGGTTTGGTAACAATCATAAACAACGAGATGCGTAATAAGCGCGAATGTGTAATTAGTCCAGCGTCTAAACTCTTGGGTCGAATTTTAAGAATTATACAATTAAATGGTTACATTGGGGAATTCGAATTTATAGATGACGGCCGCGCTGGGAAGTTTAAGGTTCAGCTTTTGGGAAGAATAAACAAGTGCGGCGCTATCAAACCACGCTTCTCAGTTAAAGTGGAAGAGTTTGAAGAATGGGAGAAAAAGTTCCTTCCTTCTAGGGGCGTTGGCATATTGATAGTGTCAACACCTAAAGGTGTTCTTTCTCATACAGAAGCAAAGGAAAAACGCTTGGGAGGCAAACTGGTAGCTTTTGTGTATTAG